Proteins from a single region of Akkermansiaceae bacterium:
- the murC gene encoding UDP-N-acetylmuramate--L-alanine ligase translates to MTDLSQRLTDRSNPLHIHLIGVAGSGMSGLALLLLGMGHRVSGCDRVTTRETERMQKIGLEFWSPQTGEAVKDADLVVYSSAIRPENPAYAAANDAGIPLLRRAECLAAILHTKKGIVISGTHGKTTTSSMTAHVLREAGQKPSHYVGAEIPILGANAKWSEDGTHMVAEGDESDGTLALYHPEHSIILNIEAEHLDFYRDLDHIKEVFTKLADQTTGKIVYCAEDPVAHEICSERPNAISYGWEDADYTASDIRDLKGSSAFCVMKNGEPMGDVELGIPGNHNILNALGAIALADSCGAEFAKVARALATFAGAKRRFETKYLSKDYRIVDDYGHHPSELAATLQTARSLKPGRVVVLFQPHRYTRTQALADDFGKVLQAADRIFITDVYAASEKPIEGISGQTLVDAVEKHGDIRVTYVPDLATAHHAVGNALEPGDLLITLGAGNVHEIGTKISADLKVLEEMRALMPEGEIEGRLYEPMKKHTTMLVGGPAQYWMEPHSFYAFAFLVSYCRERGIPVRVVGRGSNLLVRDGGIRGAVIHPTGGVFSEVTVDGKGHVTAGTGVRLKKLASAAGGHGIGGFEWMEGIPGNVGGALRMNAGAMGSETFDQVVRVTFLDEDGVIRTRERDEIVASYRNVAELRRNFALQAVFKGKPDKPENIKARWEESREKRRSSQPIAASAGCVFKNPEVIAAGRLVDSMGLKGTSVGKAAVSESHGNFIVNTGGASATEILTLIESIQAKAKAERYVDLETEVKILGEDEPDF, encoded by the coding sequence ATGACCGATCTCAGCCAGCGCCTCACCGACCGCAGCAACCCGCTGCACATCCACCTCATCGGCGTCGCCGGTTCGGGCATGAGCGGCCTTGCGCTGCTGCTGCTGGGCATGGGCCACCGGGTGAGCGGCTGCGACCGGGTGACCACCCGGGAAACCGAGCGGATGCAGAAGATCGGCCTGGAATTCTGGTCGCCGCAGACCGGTGAGGCCGTGAAGGACGCGGATCTGGTCGTTTATTCCTCAGCCATCCGGCCGGAAAACCCTGCCTACGCCGCCGCGAACGATGCGGGCATCCCCCTGCTGCGCCGCGCGGAGTGCCTGGCCGCCATCCTCCACACGAAAAAGGGCATCGTCATTTCCGGCACCCACGGAAAAACCACGACCTCTTCCATGACCGCCCACGTGCTGCGTGAGGCGGGACAAAAGCCGAGCCACTACGTCGGTGCGGAAATCCCGATCCTGGGAGCGAACGCGAAATGGTCCGAAGACGGCACCCACATGGTGGCGGAAGGGGATGAAAGCGACGGCACGCTCGCCCTTTATCATCCGGAGCACTCGATCATCCTCAACATCGAGGCGGAGCACCTCGATTTCTACCGCGACCTGGATCACATCAAGGAGGTCTTCACCAAGCTGGCGGACCAGACCACCGGCAAGATCGTCTATTGCGCGGAAGACCCTGTGGCGCACGAGATCTGCTCGGAGCGCCCGAATGCCATTTCCTACGGCTGGGAAGACGCCGACTACACCGCCTCCGACATCCGTGACCTGAAGGGTTCCTCCGCCTTCTGCGTGATGAAAAACGGCGAGCCTATGGGCGATGTGGAGCTCGGCATTCCCGGGAACCATAATATCCTCAACGCCCTCGGTGCGATCGCGCTGGCGGACAGTTGCGGCGCGGAGTTCGCGAAGGTCGCTCGTGCGCTCGCCACCTTCGCCGGAGCCAAGCGGCGCTTCGAAACGAAGTATCTCTCGAAGGACTACCGCATCGTCGATGACTACGGCCACCATCCGTCCGAGCTGGCGGCCACGCTGCAGACCGCCCGCTCGCTGAAGCCGGGCCGGGTGGTCGTCCTGTTCCAGCCCCACCGCTACACGCGCACCCAGGCACTGGCGGATGACTTCGGCAAGGTCCTGCAGGCCGCCGACCGCATTTTCATCACGGACGTCTATGCCGCTTCGGAGAAGCCCATCGAGGGCATTTCCGGGCAGACCCTTGTGGACGCCGTCGAGAAACACGGCGACATCCGCGTGACCTACGTGCCGGACCTGGCAACCGCCCACCACGCCGTGGGCAACGCGCTGGAGCCGGGAGATCTGCTCATCACGCTGGGCGCCGGCAACGTCCATGAAATCGGGACGAAGATCTCCGCGGACCTCAAGGTGCTGGAGGAGATGCGCGCGCTGATGCCGGAAGGCGAGATCGAGGGCCGTCTTTACGAGCCGATGAAGAAGCACACCACCATGCTCGTCGGGGGACCGGCGCAGTACTGGATGGAGCCGCACAGCTTCTACGCCTTCGCTTTCCTGGTCAGCTATTGCCGGGAGCGCGGCATCCCCGTGCGGGTGGTCGGCCGTGGCTCGAACCTGCTGGTGCGGGACGGCGGCATCCGCGGTGCCGTCATCCACCCGACTGGCGGTGTGTTTTCCGAAGTGACCGTGGACGGCAAGGGCCACGTCACGGCCGGAACCGGTGTCCGGCTCAAGAAGCTGGCCAGCGCGGCCGGCGGCCACGGCATCGGCGGCTTCGAATGGATGGAGGGCATCCCCGGAAACGTCGGCGGCGCACTGAGGATGAACGCGGGTGCCATGGGTTCCGAGACCTTCGACCAGGTGGTGCGCGTCACCTTCCTGGATGAGGACGGCGTGATCCGCACCCGGGAGCGGGACGAGATCGTCGCCAGCTACCGGAACGTGGCGGAACTCCGCCGCAACTTCGCGCTCCAAGCTGTTTTCAAGGGCAAGCCGGACAAACCGGAAAACATCAAGGCCCGGTGGGAAGAATCCCGCGAAAAGCGCCGTAGTTCACAGCCCATCGCCGCATCCGCTGGATGTGTCTTCAAGAATCCGGAAGTCATCGCGGCGGGCCGCCTCGTCGATTCCATGGGCCTGAAGGGCACCTCCGTCGGCAAGGCAGCCGTTTCCGAGTCGCACGGAAACTTCATCGTCAACACCGGCGGCGCATCCGCCACCGAGATCCTCACCCTCATCGAATCCATCCAGGCCAAAGCCAAAGCCGAGCGTTACGTCGATCTCGAAACGGAGGTCAAGATCCTCGGCGAAGACGAACCCGATTTCTGA
- the murG gene encoding undecaprenyldiphospho-muramoylpentapeptide beta-N-acetylglucosaminyltransferase: MSKPLKILIACGGTGGHLFPGIAVAEALKANGHDAMLLISEKKIDSQASAKYSHLRFERVQAVAKPATTSPKMIPFLLKLWKAIGHSKKLIRSYQPDAVLGMGGFTSLPPVYAGHKLGLKTFIHDSNARPGRANVLTSRFCTQVFLGLEPAKAFFPKHHPELTGTPVRPEILALPSREEAAARFGLDPSRPTIVVTGGSQGAQGLNRLCAEAGKLLPPDFQILHIAGNLDFEAVSQIAGGRENHKILGFCDQMPSAYAVADLVISRSGASSLTEIAIAGIPSILVPFPFAADDHQTKNAEVFAKAGAAHLIQQKDLDAATLAGMATGILTDLQTRERMAQAARALAIPDAADRVCRAIEATVSPS; encoded by the coding sequence GTGTCCAAGCCTCTCAAAATACTCATCGCCTGTGGTGGCACGGGTGGCCACCTGTTCCCGGGGATCGCCGTGGCAGAGGCTCTCAAGGCGAACGGACATGACGCGATGCTGCTGATCTCGGAGAAGAAGATCGATTCCCAGGCGTCCGCGAAATACAGCCACCTGCGGTTCGAGCGGGTGCAGGCGGTTGCCAAGCCGGCGACCACCTCACCGAAAATGATTCCTTTCCTGCTGAAGCTCTGGAAGGCCATCGGCCACTCAAAAAAACTGATCCGCAGCTACCAGCCGGACGCGGTGCTGGGTATGGGAGGCTTCACTTCCCTGCCACCCGTGTACGCCGGTCACAAGCTGGGACTGAAAACCTTCATCCATGACTCCAACGCGCGGCCGGGCCGGGCGAACGTGCTGACCAGCCGCTTCTGCACCCAGGTTTTCCTGGGACTGGAGCCGGCCAAGGCCTTTTTCCCGAAACATCATCCGGAACTGACGGGTACGCCGGTCCGGCCGGAAATCCTGGCCCTGCCCAGCCGTGAAGAAGCCGCCGCCCGTTTCGGCCTGGATCCCTCCAGGCCGACCATCGTGGTGACGGGCGGCAGCCAGGGAGCGCAGGGACTCAACCGGCTGTGCGCGGAAGCAGGCAAACTGCTGCCGCCGGATTTCCAGATCCTCCACATCGCCGGAAACCTGGACTTCGAAGCGGTCAGCCAGATCGCCGGCGGACGCGAGAACCACAAGATCCTGGGATTCTGCGACCAGATGCCGTCCGCGTATGCCGTGGCGGATCTGGTCATCTCCCGCTCCGGTGCCTCCAGCCTGACGGAGATCGCCATTGCAGGGATTCCGTCCATCCTGGTGCCGTTCCCCTTCGCCGCGGACGACCACCAGACAAAAAACGCGGAAGTTTTCGCCAAGGCAGGAGCCGCGCACCTCATCCAGCAGAAGGATCTGGACGCCGCCACCCTGGCCGGAATGGCCACCGGAATTTTGACAGACTTGCAAACCCGTGAGCGCATGGCACAAGCCGCCCGCGCACTCGCGATCCCGGACGCCGCGGATCGTGTCTGCCGCGCCATCGAAGCCACCGTCTCCCCATCATGA
- a CDS encoding 1-acyl-sn-glycerol-3-phosphate acyltransferase → MPDRKRQHALSIPVSHSKAPGRFYDACRVFWLGIFKCTMRIHTCGLEKMAGLEDGVLLAVSHVSHLDPIVVSAMVARRISWVSRIEFFQNWISRKVLYHGGAFRVDRRGAALPTIREGLKRLGRGEVVGIFPEGEVMQGERSVLRGASVKRGVCTLAARSGCPVVPVVVVGTDRLRHVGPWLPAKRGTLWMLVGEPLQAGPEDHTKEGRRRFAARLEAEYVKLYAEIRRTFSLPETIVP, encoded by the coding sequence GTGCCGGACAGGAAGCGCCAGCATGCCCTGAGCATCCCGGTTTCCCATTCAAAGGCTCCGGGGCGTTTCTATGATGCGTGCCGGGTGTTCTGGCTGGGTATTTTCAAATGCACCATGCGGATCCATACCTGCGGCCTGGAAAAGATGGCGGGCCTGGAGGATGGGGTGTTGCTGGCGGTCAGCCATGTGAGCCACCTCGATCCCATCGTGGTCAGCGCGATGGTGGCGCGGCGGATCAGTTGGGTCTCGCGGATCGAGTTTTTCCAGAACTGGATTTCCAGAAAAGTGCTCTACCACGGCGGAGCGTTCCGGGTGGATCGCCGTGGCGCGGCGTTGCCCACCATCCGCGAGGGGTTGAAGCGCCTCGGGCGGGGTGAAGTGGTCGGCATTTTCCCCGAAGGGGAGGTCATGCAGGGCGAACGCTCCGTCCTGCGGGGAGCCTCGGTGAAGCGCGGCGTCTGTACGCTGGCGGCCCGTTCCGGTTGTCCCGTGGTGCCGGTGGTGGTGGTGGGGACGGACAGATTGAGGCATGTCGGTCCATGGCTTCCCGCAAAACGGGGCACGCTGTGGATGTTGGTTGGCGAGCCGTTGCAGGCTGGACCGGAAGATCATACCAAGGAAGGCCGCCGCAGGTTCGCGGCCCGTCTGGAAGCGGAATATGTGAAGCTCTACGCCGAAATCAGGCGGACCTTCAGCTTGCCGGAAACCATCGTTCCCTGA
- a CDS encoding PEP-CTERM sorting domain-containing protein — MKTLATPLWLVSLLSAAFISQAHAQTDLYTVDMSNVLTGSWSSSPDNVLTLDFGNGLGTGSITFTSINNGFFAPGAINYTGEPYEAELLNGDTLHRDNETTFSLRATAPDHPGLQGFTMSVALDEGMFPAGSVFLIRSLDNRPDGNIQRIELVSGLEAPTADIHPSDFGGATGTLIEISPGMYASDAVGSVSRGAIIPIKATGNSFTVNFLANSSYNGGIAFAIATPVVPEPTAGLLAGIAGLGLAFRRRR, encoded by the coding sequence ATGAAAACGCTCGCCACCCCGTTGTGGTTGGTTTCGCTGCTGTCGGCTGCCTTCATTTCGCAAGCCCACGCACAGACCGACCTTTACACCGTCGATATGTCCAATGTCCTGACAGGCTCCTGGTCGTCATCTCCGGACAATGTCCTCACCCTCGATTTCGGAAACGGACTGGGTACCGGATCGATCACCTTCACCAGTATCAACAACGGCTTCTTCGCCCCGGGTGCCATCAACTATACCGGCGAGCCTTATGAGGCCGAACTTCTCAACGGAGACACGCTCCACCGGGACAACGAAACGACATTCTCCCTCCGTGCCACGGCACCCGACCACCCCGGGCTGCAGGGATTCACCATGTCGGTGGCCCTCGACGAGGGGATGTTCCCCGCAGGGTCCGTGTTCCTCATCCGCAGCCTCGACAACCGTCCTGATGGCAACATCCAGCGGATCGAGTTGGTTTCGGGCCTCGAGGCCCCCACGGCCGACATCCATCCGTCCGACTTCGGAGGTGCTACGGGCACACTGATCGAAATCAGCCCCGGGATGTATGCATCCGATGCCGTGGGGAGCGTGAGCCGGGGAGCCATCATCCCGATCAAGGCCACCGGAAACTCGTTCACGGTCAATTTCCTGGCCAACAGCAGTTACAACGGCGGCATCGCGTTCGCGATCGCCACACCGGTAGTTCCGGAGCCGACCGCCGGTCTCCTCGCCGGTATTGCAGGACTCGGGCTGGCGTTCCGCCGCCGCCGCTGA
- a CDS encoding MYG1 family protein, whose protein sequence is MSYSLILTHPGGSHKDEFLACCLLISVHQAPVVRREPTREDLDDLSTAVVDVGGEHDAARGNFDHHQFPKDHPPMCALSLVMMDLGIYDDARAFCDWLEPAEWFDTRGPVETARWLGVERETLSKLQSPVDLTLLRRFASTTALAPGDTLWEAMKWIGDDLLSYLRNLRERLDYISRNAQVWEIAHESGPFRVLAMPRIEPLPDEPSSGMGRYIQSLPPEEQGIAGLVYPDRRGAGYALSRHNDHPGLDFTRIEAEADVHFAHARGFVAKTSATDAERLKELLTRSWV, encoded by the coding sequence ATGAGCTATTCCCTGATCCTGACCCACCCCGGCGGCTCCCACAAAGACGAGTTCCTCGCCTGCTGCCTGCTCATCTCCGTGCACCAGGCGCCCGTCGTGCGCCGCGAGCCGACCCGGGAGGATCTGGACGACCTTTCCACCGCCGTGGTCGATGTGGGGGGCGAGCATGACGCCGCCCGCGGGAACTTCGACCACCACCAGTTTCCGAAGGACCATCCGCCGATGTGCGCGCTGAGCCTGGTGATGATGGATCTGGGTATCTACGATGACGCCCGCGCCTTCTGTGACTGGCTGGAGCCCGCGGAATGGTTCGACACCCGTGGGCCGGTGGAGACCGCCCGTTGGCTGGGCGTGGAACGGGAGACGCTGTCGAAACTCCAGTCGCCCGTGGACCTCACGCTGCTGCGCAGGTTCGCCTCCACCACCGCGCTCGCGCCGGGGGACACACTTTGGGAGGCGATGAAATGGATCGGTGATGATCTTCTTTCCTACCTGCGGAACCTGCGCGAGCGGCTGGACTACATCTCGCGGAACGCGCAGGTCTGGGAGATCGCCCATGAGTCCGGCCCGTTCCGTGTGCTGGCCATGCCTAGGATCGAGCCGCTGCCGGACGAGCCGTCCTCCGGGATGGGGCGCTACATCCAGTCCCTGCCGCCGGAGGAGCAGGGCATCGCCGGGCTGGTGTATCCGGACCGCCGTGGTGCGGGCTATGCGCTTTCCCGCCACAATGACCATCCGGGGCTGGATTTCACCCGCATCGAGGCGGAAGCCGACGTCCATTTCGCCCATGCCCGCGGGTTCGTGGCAAAGACGTCCGCCACGGATGCGGAGCGGCTCAAGGAGCTGCTCACCCGCTCCTGGGTCTGA
- the typA gene encoding translational GTPase TypA produces MSLKIRNLAIIAHVDHGKTTLVDQLLQAGGTYRENQAQQERAMDSMDLEKEKGITIKAKNTSIHWEGYTINIVDTPGHADFGAEVERVMKMVDGVLLVVDAFGGPQAQTRFVLRKALAEGLKPIVVINKIDRPLADPMKVHDQVLELFLDLDATEDQFNAPFAYGSARDGYFMDKPDDEKVDCIPLLKKIVEFIPEPKADPEAPFSMLVSNIEWDNFVGRVAVGKVLGGSVQKGDTVWLIRKDGTKKQSKVMKTFSYSGLATTDSEGCSAGGIVGVAAGIDDVDIGETLAGSADAEGLPFVEIDPPTVSMQFSINDGPLAGKEGKHVTSRAIRERLMHELKTNISIQVEDTDQAGVFSVSARGAMQIAVLVEQMRREGFEVCVSRPTVIYRRDENGKLLEPFETLYVEAPGDYAQGILKSISNRKGLLENMDTEASGRVFIQASIPTRGLIGFETELVNLTSGHGIMSHLFKEYAEHAGDIVTRTTGTLVSMDSGAATTYSLQALEERGILFVGPNDAVYAGMLVGENPRVGDLPVNPVKEKHLDNMRSSGKDKTSKLTPPIRFSLERAIEYIDADELVEATPKNIRLRKRILDANARKRAAKGPSVEDRSNRG; encoded by the coding sequence ATGTCACTCAAGATCCGAAACCTCGCCATCATCGCCCACGTTGACCATGGGAAGACCACTCTCGTTGACCAGCTCCTCCAGGCTGGCGGCACCTACCGTGAGAACCAGGCGCAGCAGGAGCGGGCGATGGACTCCATGGACCTGGAAAAGGAAAAGGGCATCACCATCAAGGCGAAGAACACCTCCATCCACTGGGAAGGCTACACGATCAACATCGTGGACACCCCGGGCCACGCCGACTTCGGCGCGGAGGTGGAGCGCGTGATGAAGATGGTGGACGGCGTGCTTCTCGTCGTGGACGCCTTCGGCGGTCCGCAGGCCCAGACCCGCTTCGTTCTCCGCAAGGCTCTCGCCGAGGGCCTCAAGCCCATCGTCGTCATCAACAAGATCGACCGTCCGCTGGCCGACCCGATGAAAGTCCACGACCAGGTGCTGGAGCTGTTCCTCGACCTGGACGCGACAGAAGACCAGTTCAACGCCCCGTTCGCTTACGGCTCCGCCCGTGACGGCTATTTCATGGACAAGCCGGACGACGAGAAGGTGGACTGCATCCCCCTCCTCAAGAAGATCGTCGAGTTCATCCCCGAGCCGAAGGCCGATCCGGAAGCTCCTTTCTCCATGCTGGTCTCCAACATCGAGTGGGACAACTTCGTCGGCCGCGTGGCCGTCGGAAAGGTTCTCGGTGGCAGCGTCCAGAAGGGCGACACCGTCTGGCTGATCCGCAAGGACGGCACCAAGAAGCAATCGAAGGTCATGAAGACCTTCAGCTACTCCGGTCTTGCGACCACCGACTCCGAAGGTTGCTCCGCCGGCGGCATCGTCGGCGTTGCCGCAGGCATCGATGACGTCGATATCGGTGAGACCCTCGCCGGTTCCGCCGATGCGGAAGGCCTGCCCTTCGTCGAGATCGACCCGCCGACCGTGTCCATGCAGTTCTCCATCAACGACGGCCCGCTGGCCGGCAAGGAAGGCAAGCACGTCACCTCCCGCGCCATCCGCGAGCGCCTCATGCACGAGCTGAAGACCAACATCTCCATCCAGGTGGAGGACACCGACCAGGCCGGTGTGTTCAGCGTGTCCGCCCGTGGCGCCATGCAGATCGCCGTCCTTGTCGAGCAGATGCGCCGCGAGGGCTTCGAGGTCTGCGTTTCCCGTCCGACCGTGATCTACCGCCGCGATGAAAACGGCAAGCTGCTCGAGCCTTTCGAAACCCTCTACGTCGAGGCTCCCGGCGACTACGCCCAGGGCATCCTCAAGAGCATCTCCAACCGCAAGGGCCTGCTGGAGAACATGGACACGGAGGCTTCCGGCCGCGTGTTCATCCAGGCGTCCATCCCGACCCGCGGCCTCATCGGCTTCGAGACGGAGCTGGTCAACCTGACCTCCGGCCACGGCATCATGTCCCACCTCTTCAAGGAATACGCCGAGCACGCCGGTGATATCGTCACCCGCACCACCGGCACCCTGGTTTCCATGGACTCCGGCGCGGCCACCACCTATTCGCTGCAGGCTCTGGAAGAGCGCGGCATCCTCTTCGTCGGCCCGAACGACGCGGTCTATGCCGGCATGCTCGTCGGGGAGAACCCGCGCGTCGGCGACCTGCCGGTGAACCCGGTGAAGGAGAAGCACCTGGACAACATGCGCTCCTCCGGCAAGGACAAGACCTCCAAGCTCACCCCTCCGATCCGTTTCTCCCTTGAGCGCGCCATCGAATACATCGACGCCGACGAACTCGTGGAAGCGACTCCGAAGAACATCCGCCTGCGCAAGCGCATCCTGGACGCCAACGCCCGCAAGCGCGCCGCGAAGGGGCCGAGCGTCGAAGACCGCAGCAACCGCGGTTGA
- the vsr gene encoding DNA mismatch endonuclease Vsr: MADVFTPEKRSYVMSRIRGGNTKPELALRSMLHRLGYRFTVNGPGNKTLPGRPDLVLPKHRTVIFVHGCFWHGHEHCPDFRIPASRTDWWTSKIGGNRARDLRVENALRSMGWHVVTIWACALKNAKARLWLEPRLGKLLGAPSAVP, encoded by the coding sequence ATGGCCGACGTCTTCACCCCTGAGAAACGCTCCTACGTGATGTCCCGCATCCGCGGCGGCAACACCAAGCCGGAACTGGCCCTGCGGTCCATGCTCCACCGGCTGGGCTACCGTTTCACCGTGAACGGACCGGGGAACAAGACGCTTCCCGGCCGGCCGGACCTCGTCCTGCCGAAACACCGCACCGTCATCTTCGTCCACGGCTGTTTCTGGCATGGTCATGAACATTGCCCGGACTTCCGCATCCCGGCCTCCCGCACCGACTGGTGGACCAGCAAGATCGGGGGCAACCGCGCCCGCGACCTCCGCGTGGAGAATGCCCTGCGCTCCATGGGCTGGCATGTCGTCACCATCTGGGCGTGCGCATTGAAGAATGCGAAAGCGAGGCTGTGGCTCGAACCCAGATTGGGAAAGCTGCTTGGAGCGCCATCTGCCGTCCCGTGA
- a CDS encoding choice-of-anchor A family protein encodes MQHIRFSAHRFLACLSLALAFVAAVSTAGAQNLGEASGYSYFVFGDVNQSNAQSKGAAAIGGSATFSGYGLGEQLPSSSTYSLVVGGNLDYSNSVVHKGSLLVGGTTKLTNVKISDGTASQGKLIDFAAAKSQYGALSDKLADMGANSNYSLSYGNLVFTGTDGALNTFTIKAADFQSASSMSINAPTGSTVVINVAGDLINFQNLGLSVKGTDKSNVLFNFHEATSLNLAGLTVLGSVLAPDAHVKFSNGTIQGTLISDSLTGGGTFEYSAFKGNLPMAVPEPSAFALIGAAGALALLRRRR; translated from the coding sequence ATGCAACACATCCGTTTTTCCGCACACAGGTTCCTCGCATGCCTGTCTCTCGCCCTGGCCTTCGTCGCCGCGGTGTCCACGGCCGGTGCCCAGAATCTCGGCGAGGCTTCCGGCTACAGCTACTTCGTCTTCGGCGATGTGAACCAGTCGAACGCCCAGTCGAAAGGTGCGGCGGCCATCGGCGGCAGCGCGACCTTCTCCGGTTATGGCCTCGGCGAGCAGCTTCCCTCTTCCTCCACCTACTCGCTGGTGGTCGGTGGCAACCTCGACTACTCGAACAGCGTGGTCCACAAGGGCAGCCTGCTGGTCGGCGGGACCACCAAACTGACGAACGTGAAGATCTCCGACGGCACCGCCTCCCAAGGCAAGTTGATCGACTTCGCAGCGGCGAAGTCCCAATACGGCGCGCTCTCCGACAAGCTGGCGGACATGGGTGCGAACAGCAACTACTCCCTGAGCTACGGGAACCTGGTCTTCACCGGCACGGACGGTGCGCTGAACACCTTCACCATCAAGGCGGCCGACTTCCAGTCCGCCAGCAGCATGTCCATCAACGCGCCGACGGGTTCCACGGTGGTCATCAACGTGGCCGGTGACCTGATCAACTTCCAGAACCTGGGCCTGTCCGTCAAAGGGACGGACAAGAGCAACGTGCTCTTCAATTTCCACGAGGCAACTTCCCTCAATCTGGCGGGCCTGACGGTGCTTGGCAGCGTCCTCGCTCCGGACGCCCATGTGAAATTCAGCAACGGCACCATCCAGGGCACGCTGATCTCCGACTCCCTGACCGGTGGCGGAACCTTCGAATATTCCGCCTTCAAGGGCAACCTGCCGATGGCGGTGCCGGAACCATCCGCCTTCGCACTGATCGGTGCGGCCGGTGCGCTGGCTCTGCTGCGCCGCAGGCGCTGA
- a CDS encoding RtcB family protein: protein MKLTEQLNAAYPDDDRLPLMMRRLSELEAKGLTDPKYVLKLIRREFGAPPPKLAMRETPAPLAEAIEASGKDAQENLYAVRRHMQTLLKTPVISRGAILPDACPMGGKEASIPVGGAIAVENAIIPSAHSSDICCSMFATFYDERSDIGAELDALTTATRFGTGHRHLDLLVDDPVHDEDVWTNPFLTGLKERAKLHMADQGDGNHFAFIGEIDITPEMTAMLRLTGHGVLADKLVAGTRRRVLVTHHGSRGLGAHVFKRGQIAAVKHTARQAERVPDSAAWLDARSGDGPAYWEALQYVALWTKANHRAIHRRFLENIGAASVAEIANEHNFVWQRGDVFFHGKGATPAWRDADGRPLLGLIPLNMAEPILIVLGADNADFLSFAPHGAGRNLSRTALRRRYPGDLAAEAIQRSTAGLDIRWYCGKPDLSETPVAYKNAAEVKAQIARFNLAEVIGEIRPLGCIMAGDSGKSWRDKEEELTPKQLRQIEHRKERRKNRRTLMDDFE from the coding sequence ATGAAACTCACCGAACAACTCAACGCCGCCTACCCGGATGACGACCGTCTTCCGCTGATGATGCGGCGGCTTTCCGAACTGGAGGCCAAGGGCCTCACCGACCCGAAATACGTGCTCAAGCTCATCCGGCGCGAGTTCGGTGCACCACCGCCGAAGCTGGCGATGCGCGAAACACCCGCACCGCTGGCGGAGGCCATCGAGGCATCCGGCAAGGACGCGCAGGAGAACCTGTATGCGGTCCGCCGCCACATGCAGACGTTGCTGAAGACGCCCGTCATCAGCCGCGGCGCGATCCTCCCTGACGCCTGCCCGATGGGCGGAAAGGAGGCGTCCATCCCCGTCGGTGGAGCCATCGCCGTGGAGAACGCCATCATTCCCTCCGCGCACTCCTCGGACATCTGCTGCTCCATGTTCGCCACGTTCTACGATGAACGTAGTGACATCGGCGCGGAACTGGACGCACTCACCACCGCGACCCGCTTCGGCACGGGCCACCGCCACCTCGACCTGCTGGTGGATGACCCGGTGCACGACGAGGACGTGTGGACGAATCCTTTCCTCACCGGGCTGAAGGAGCGGGCGAAGCTGCACATGGCGGACCAGGGAGACGGCAACCATTTCGCCTTCATCGGTGAGATCGACATCACACCGGAGATGACGGCCATGCTGCGCCTCACCGGCCATGGCGTGCTCGCGGACAAGCTGGTGGCGGGCACACGGCGGCGTGTGCTGGTCACCCACCACGGGTCGCGTGGCCTGGGCGCGCACGTCTTCAAGCGCGGCCAGATCGCCGCGGTGAAGCACACCGCCCGCCAGGCGGAACGCGTGCCTGACAGCGCGGCGTGGCTGGACGCCCGCAGCGGGGACGGTCCCGCCTATTGGGAGGCCCTGCAATACGTCGCCCTGTGGACGAAGGCGAACCACCGCGCGATCCACCGCCGTTTCCTGGAGAACATCGGCGCGGCCTCCGTCGCGGAAATCGCCAACGAGCACAACTTCGTCTGGCAGCGCGGGGATGTCTTCTTCCACGGAAAGGGAGCCACGCCCGCATGGCGGGATGCCGATGGCAGGCCCTTGCTCGGCCTCATTCCGCTCAACATGGCGGAGCCGATCCTCATCGTGCTCGGCGCGGACAATGCCGATTTCCTTTCCTTCGCCCCCCACGGCGCGGGACGGAACCTCTCGCGCACGGCACTGCGCCGCCGCTACCCCGGCGATCTGGCCGCGGAAGCCATCCAGCGCTCCACCGCCGGCCTCGACATCCGCTGGTACTGCGGAAAGCCGGACCTCAGCGAAACCCCTGTCGCCTACAAGAACGCCGCCGAAGTCAAAGCCCAGATCGCTAGGTTCAACCTCGCCGAAGTCATCGGCGAGATCCGCCCGCTCGGCTGCATCATGGCCGGTGACTCAGGCAAGTCATGGCGCGACAAGGAGGAGGAACTGACCCCGAAGCAGCTCCGCCAGATCGAGCATCGGAAGGAAAGGAGGAAGAACCGGCGGACGCTGATGGATGACTTCGAATGA